The following DNA comes from Passer domesticus isolate bPasDom1 unplaced genomic scaffold, bPasDom1.hap1 HAP1_SCAFFOLD_188, whole genome shotgun sequence.
GTCACCCCCGGGGTCACCCCCACAGTGCCACTCCCCCTTGTGTCACCCCCCAGGGGTCAGCCCCTCCTCCCCCACCCCGTATCCCTTTGGTCACctcctgtccccgtgtcccccccgatgtccccaccTGCCCTGCAGTCTCCCCACCCCCTCAgatgtgtccccaggtgtgtcccaggtgtgtccccacctgtcccacaatgtccccaccccccccaggtgtgtccccagctctgtccccccCTGTCCCGCACTgtccccccccgtgtcccccccccaTCCGGCACTGtccccacactgtccccaggtgtcccagagcGCGTACCGGCGGGCTCTCCCGCAGGCGGGGAAGGTCTGGCAGGGCACGGGGGGCCCGGGCCGCCCCCGGGGCCCCTCGGCGCGCACGGGGATCCCCGAGGGGGGGCGGggcccgcgcccgccccgccccgctcctCCCGGGGCGGCTCCGGCGCCTCTgccaaaaaaggggaaagggggcgtgtcagccccgcccgggggcgtggccccgccgccagccccgcCCCTCCCCTGTCACTCACTCTCGGGCTCCTTCCCGCGCCGGGCGGAGGCTCCGCCCCCCCGCCCGAAGGGGGCGGCTCCTCCTCGCGGGCGAGGGCGGGGCGGCCGAGGCCACGCCCCCGCGCAGGCTCTCGTAGGCGGGCGGGCGCTTGCCGGGGGGCGGGGCTTCGGCGGAGGGCGGGAGGGGCAGCGGGCCGAGCCCCGCCCCCCCGCGCTCGCGCCCCGCCCCCCCCGGCGCGTGGTGCGGGGGGGAGGGGCGTGGAGTGGCTGCGCggcgcgggcggggggcggggcctcgCGGCGCGAGGGGAGGGGCAGGCGCGAGGCGCCCtcggggggcggggccagcggcggggggcggggcggCAGCAGGTTGGGGAAAGGGGGGCGGGATGGGGGCGGGGCCGGAGAAGGGGGCGTGGCCGACGAAAGGGGCGCGGCCGGCGTGAGGGGCGTGCCCGGAGAAAGGGGCGTGTCCGCTGTAGGGGGCGTGGCCGGAGTGCGGCGCGGGGCCGCCGAAGGGGGCGTGCCCGCCGAAGGGGGCGTGCCCCGCGAAAGGGGCGTGGTCCCGGCCCCTCCCCCGCCGGGCAGGGGGCAGCTCATCTCCTCGTAAATGGCCTCGGGCTCCtcggcgggggcgggggggcgccgccccgggccccgccccgcggcggGGGTCGCCCCCACGGCGCCCCCCGGGCGTCCCCCACCATCTCGATGTACACCGGCTCCTCCGGCTCGGCCGGGGGGGGCCCCGCAGGACAGCCGGGTCTGGGGGGCTGCGCGAACGGCTTCAGGGGCGGGGGTCTGCCGCACGCAGCCCCCCCGGGGGGCTCCTGCGGtggggggggggcagggggtCAGGGCGTGTCCCCCGACCCCCGCTGTGCCCTCCCTGACACCCAAAACCCCGCCCCGCCCGACCCCCCCccgctgcccccagccccaattcGTGCTGGCTCCACTCACCCCCTCTCTTGGCGGGCGGCGCCTCCAGGCCGCGCCCCTCGGGGGGTCCCGAGCGGGGCGCCGGGGGCCGCAGGGGCCCCCCCGGGTCGGGGAGCCCCACGGCGTGGCAGGAGAGCGAGCGGGGGGGCCATGCCGGGGGCGcagggccgggggccgcgctccTGCGGCGCCGGCAGCGTCAGGAAGCCCACCCGCAGCGGGCGCCGCAGGGACCCCCCCCTCCCGCGCCTTGGGGACCCTGCGGGGGGGGACACGGCGCTCAGGGACGCCCCcggctctggggacaccccccaCGGCCCCCCCGGGATCCCCGGGGGACTCGCGGGGGAATGGGGGTGCAGAGGGTGGGCCGAGGGTCTCGCGGTCAGTGGGTGGCATTGGGGGTCATGGGACGGGGCGGGGGTCCCAGGGTCCCCCCCAGGGGTGAGTTGGGGGTCTCTCGGGAGTCCTGAGGGGCTGGGCGGCCTCCCAGGGTGGTCCTGGGGGACCCCAATGTTCCCTAAGGGTGGTCCTGGGGCTACCAATGTCCCCTCAGAGTGGTCCAGGGActccctgtgtgccctggggGTGGTCCAGGGCAGTCTGGGGGCTATGAGAGCCCCGTAAGAGCAGCCCAGAGTGATCCTGGCGCTCCCAGTATCCCCTCAGAGTGGTCCAGGGtggtcccagtgtcccctgggtgtAGTCCAGGGTGGTCCTGAggctcccagtgtcccctcagggtGGTCTTGGGGCTCCCAGTGCTCTCTAAAGGTGGTCCAGGGATTCTCTGTGTCCCCTGAGGGTGGTCCTGAGCCTCCCGTTGTCCCCTCAGAGGGGTCCAGGCTggtcctggggctcctggggtACTCTGGGGGTGGTCCAGGGGCTACCAATGTCCCCTCAGAGTGCTCAAGGGTGGTCCCAGTGTCCCCCGAGGGTGGTCCTGGGCCTCCCGTTGTCGCCTGCGGGCGCTCCCCGGGCTCCTGCCCTCCCCCCGGGCCACCCCGGCCTGGTCCCCTGGTCCCCCCCGGTGCCGCTCACCCCTTGCGCGGCTCCTCGTCGCGGGGCCGCCACTCGGGCCGTCCCTTGCGCTGCAGCAGGCtcacggcggcggcggcgggcggccgcTCCTCGCCCAGGCGCAgcagggcggcggcggcggccgccagCTCCGACCGCGGGGGGGCGCTCATGGCTGGGGGGCGGGGCTTCAGaccccgccccccgcccccccccccactGCTCCGGGACCCCCGAGGGCTGCGACcccccctcaaacccccccagaccccccccgggacccccgagTGCTGCGACCGCCCCCAgaaccccgggaccccccccccgggacccccgggggcTGCGACCCCCCCCCAGAACCCTCCCGAGACCACTCCCCAacccccccccgggacccccgagTGCTCCGACCCCCCCTCaaccccccccagaccccccccgggaccccgcCCGGGACCCCCGAGTGCTCCgaacccccccagccccgcccgggaCCCCTCCCTTGgccgcccccccccccaaaccccgaCCCCCCTCCCCGACAGCAGccccgagccccctccccaagccccccaggaccccctccccaccccgagcctgctccccctcccccccaggGGCGCCCCCCGACCCCTCCCCCGTGATGCCCCAACCCTCCCCCACCCACCGAGGGACCCCCGGAGCTGGGGACCCCCCCCAGCCCAGCGACCCCCGCCCCCGGTACCTGCCGCTCTCTCGGGGGTCCCACGGTTCtgtgtgggggggggggggaatccTGCGCcgcaccccccccccccaccgcCGCCAGCAcggccgggcccgggccgggGGCTCACGGGGGGCGCCGGCCCATGGCGGGGGGGGTCTAGCGGCCTGCGGGGGAGGGGCAGCGGGGGTCACCGGGCGCGGGAGGGGCCGCGGGCCCTCCCCCGCCGCCACCCCTCCCCTCCGCCCTCACCGGCCGCTCCCGCCTCCCGCTCGCGCCGCTCCATGGCCGCTGACGCAGCGTCCggcgcgcgccgccgccgccgcggcgccccctggcggcccgGAGGACCCGGCCGTCACGCGGCGGCGGGGCGTGGCTCCGCGCGAGCGGGGCGTGGTTTCACCCCGAGGGGAGGCGTGGCCTGGGGCGGCACCGCCTTAAAGCGCGGCGCCGCTTCCGCTTCCCGCTTCCgggtgccgccgccgccgccgccgccgccggtaACGgctccgggccggccccgccatgttcctcctcctcctcccgccgccgccgcccccatGAGCCGCAAGAAAAGCGGCTTCGCCATCACCAGCGTCCGCGGCGGCAGCGCGGCCGCGCCCGCCGATGCCTCCGGTGCCGCCtccggtgccgccgccgccgcccccgcgcccTCCGGCAGCCCCGGCGGCTCCCGCTTCCGCCTGGTGCGGCTGCTGCCGCCGGGCGAGGCGCTGCGGCGGGGCCGCTGGCTGTGCCGCGACTTCTACgagcgggaggcggcggcggggcgcggcggggggaGGGTCCCGGTGTCGCTGGGGGcgccccgggccggccccgcccccccccgcCCGCGCTCGCTCGGGGCCTTCGCGGAGCTCGTGCAGCAGGTgagggggcggggcggggcggggtgGACACGCCCCCTTTGGGACCCCTCCTCAAACCCTCCTGGCCACGCCCCGGGGCGGGGCTAGGGTGACCACGCCCCTTTTGGTACCCCTCAACCCCGTGCTTTTTCAGGCCCTGCCCCCCAAGCCGCCCTCGCCACgccccgggggcggggccgagcTCAGCGCGCGGCTGGGATTGGCTGGCGAGGAGAGCGAGGAGGAGGGGTAAGGCGGGACTTCCGGTGGGGGGCGGGTCTTGGGAGGTGTGAGGGAGGGGCCCGGGcacccctcccccaccccggggaaggggaagggaaggggggaggggtggtgtctgtctgtctgtctgtccgtccgtccgtGTGACCCCGGCCTCGCCCCCAGCGCCGGCAGCGGCGTCAGCGCCATCGACAACAAGATCGAGAGGGCCATGGTGAGGGGACATGGCGGCAGGGGTCCTGGAaggggggtgggagggaggaaCTGGGGGATTGGGGTTCTGGGAGGGGGCTGACGGGTCCTGGAAGGGATGATTTGGGGGCCTTGGGGTCCTGGAAGGGAGGAGTtggtgggtttggggtcctGGGAGGGAGAGGTCAGGGGGTTCAGGGTCCTGGAAGGGACACATCAAGGGGCTTGGGGTCCTGAGATGGGGGTGATGGGTCCTGGAAGGGAGGTACCAGAGGGATAGAGATCCTGGAAGGGGGGTGTGGGGGCACTGGGGGTCCTGGAAGGGAGGTAGCAAGGTGTTCAGGGTCCTGGAAGGTGGCTGTGAGGGGGTCCCGGGTCCTGGAAGGGAGGAACTGGGTGGCTTGGGGTCTTGGAAGGGAGGAACTGGGTGGATAGGGGTCCTGGAAGGGGGTGTGGGAGCCCTGACGCGTCCCTGGCGCGCCCCCAGGACCTGGTGAAGTCGCACCTGCTGCTGGCGGTGCGGGAGGAGGTGGAGGCGCTGCGGGAGCAGATCCGGGAGCTGACGCGAGCGCCGCGCGGCGCTGGAGAGGGAGAACCGCCTGCTGCGGGCGCTGGCCACGCCGCGGCAGCTGGCCCGcctgcccgcgccgccgccgccgccggggccgccctgAGCGGGGGGACCCcgccgggggtcccggggagggTCCCGGGGGTCTCGGGGGGCGGCGCTGCTGCTGACCGCCAGGAAAGGACGGAGCGCCGCCGCCCTTCCTGCGCGATTTGGGGCCTTTTTTTAATAAACCCGCGATTTTTACAGCACGGGGGAGGAGCCGTGgtcattttggggtgaattccggTGATTTGGGGGCGGTCGGTGAGGGGCGGGATTCGAACCCGCGGCCTCGGGAGGGGCCGCGCGCCATCTTGGGAAGGGAGAGCGCAGTGAGGGGtgggcgccgccatcttggggAGGTCGGCGaggcgccgccatcttggcgCGGTCGCCGTTAGGGCGGGAGGGGCGTGGCCACCGGCGGAAAGAGGGCGTGGCCTCCGCCGCCATgaggccgccgccgccgccgccgccgcccgggggGATCCTGAggcggggggggcgcgggggggcgCGACCGGCAGGTGcgggaggggaaaagggagcGGGACACCCCAAACCGGGGGGGGGCGGGGTCGCTGAGCCCCCTCCCGGTGCACCGGAAACAGCGGGACACCCCAAACCGGCGGGGCGCCGTTCTCTCCCCCCCCCTCAGGTGCGGTTCGCGCCCAGCGCCGCCATCCCgcccgaggaggaggaggaggatgatgatgaagatgaggaggatgaagagCGCGGCCCGGTGCTGGCGACCCCCACCCCGCACAGCACCCGCGGGGGTCCCGGTGCGGCCCCCCCGGGCCCGTTCGACGCCCCcggggcggcggccgcgctCCTGGGCCGCTCCTTCGCCGCCCGCTCGGCGCTGGGGGGGGGCGGCGGCCGCCGGTCAGTGCGGGGGGGGGGCGGTGCCGGGGTtcgggggggggggtcccggggtgtGGGGAGGGGCCCCGGggtgtggggaggggtcccgggggtgtGGGGAGGGGCCCCGGTGTGACCGGCACCCCCCCGTTCCAGCCATGAACGTCCCCCCCGCCCGGCGCCTCTTCCGCGGCCTCGTCAGCCTGGCCGTgccccgccccccgcgcgcGCCGCGCAGGGCGGGGCCGCCCGCCGGACACGCCCCCCAGGTGAGCCCCGCCCACCCCTAATCCCGCCGGACACGCCCCCGTGAGACCCCGCCCACCCCTCATcccggcggccccgccccctaAATCCCGGCAGCCACGCCCCCCAGGTGAGACTCCGCCCCAAATCACACAAACCCCGCCCCCAATgcgagccccctccccaaatcctcGTGTCCCGCAGGCGAGACCCCGCCCCAACCCCATCCCCCACCAGgtcagacccctccccaatccCCGTGAGCCCCCAtaagccccctccccaaattccgaATCTCCCCCCccaagccccctccccaaattccgaATCTCCCCCCacgagccccctccccaatcCCCTGTGACCCCCTCCCCGAATTCCACTGTGTTCCCGgtgagccccctccccaaattcccctgagccccctccccaatttcCCCGAGTGAACCCCCTCCCCACCTGGGTGTCCCGCAGGTCAGACCCTCCCCAGtcctgagccccctccccaatttcCCGTAGGTGTCAGGGCCCTGCCCGGCCAtgctctgtccctgtgccccccccagtcctgagccccctccccaatttcccccGCAGGTCCCGGGGCCCTGCCCGGCCGTGCTCTCCCTCCCGGTGACCGGGGGGTCCCCGTGGCTGcccccccccgcgccccccgagcccccccgggCCCGCCCGTGCCCCCCGGGCGCCGCGGGGGCCATGCAGCGCAAGCGGCTGCAGTGGGGAGGGGGCTAGGGGGGGcacaaccccaaatccccccttttctaccccaaaatccccttctgtaccccaaaatcccccttttttaccccaaaatccccttctgtaccccaaaatcccccttttttaccccaaaaatctcccaaagtCCTGCCTtttgaccccaaaatcccccttttctaccccaaaatccccctttgtaccccaaaatcccccttttctaccccaaaatccccctttgtaccccaaaatccccctttgtaccccaaaatccccttttctaccccaaaatccccttctgtaccccaaaatcccccttttttaccccaaaaatctcctaaaattttcccttttgaccccaaaatctccctttgtaccctaaaatcccccttttctaccccaaaatccccttttctaccccaaaatccccttttgtaccccaaaatcccccttttttaccccaaaaatctccTAAAATCTTCCCTtttgaccccaaaatcccccttttctaccccaaaatccccctttgtaccctaaaatcccccttttctacccccaaaatctcccttcccccccccaaaaaaaaaatctcccaaaatcccTTTTTACCCCCCATAATGTCCCCAAATCCTTtctaccccaaaatcccccctttTTACCACAAAAACCTCCCTTATTCCCCCCTttcaaccccaaaatccccactttttacccccaaaaatcctttttatccctaaaaatctcccaaaatccaccttttaccccaaaattccccctttttacaccaaaatccccatttttgctacaaaaatctcccaaaatcccctctctttaatcccaaaatcccttttCTACCTAAAAATGCCCTTTttacccccaaaaaatcccccaaaatccctttttaCCCCCTTAAAatctccctttcccccccaaaaccccctttttacccccaaaacctccctaaAACCCCCCCTTTTACCCCAAATGccaatttttcccccccaaaccctatttttttcccaaaacaatCTCTCCCCCcgccaaaatccccatttttccccccaaaatctccattttttcccccaaaattcctttttccttcccaaaatctccatttcctcccccgaaatcttcatttttatcccccaaatccccctttccccccccaaaatctgaatttcccccccaaaatccccatttttccccttaaaatcttttttttttccccaaaaccccccctttttcccacccaaaacctccataatttcctttttctccccaaaatctccattttttcccccaaaatctccgTTTTCCCCCAACCAATAAAcgcgccccctccccaaaagACCCCCCAGCTCTGACCAATCACCTCCTTTATTGGGGCCCCCCCTGACAGAGCAAACCGGGGGGGGGAGGGACACCCCGAAAacggggggggaggggggcaaACCGCGCCCCTCCCCCCGTTTGGCAGCGGCGGGGGAGGGGCTGGCCCCTCCCCCGGCccgggggggctcaggggggggttttgggggagtttgggggggctcaggggggcgTCGCCTCGGCccttgtggaagagataaatcGGCCTCTGGAAACctggggggagagggggaaattggggaggggtccccaaaAATCACAGCCCCCCCCATTCAGAGTGGGACCCCAGGATTGagataaaaatacagaaaatgggaaattggggaggggtccccaaaAATCACACCCCCACCCTGGAATGGGAGCCCAGAATTGAAttataaacattaaaaatgggaaattggggaggggtccccaaaATTCACAGCCCCCCCCATTCAGAGTGGGACCCCAGGATTGAAttataaacattaaaaatgggaaattggggaggggtccccaaaAATCACACCCCCACCCTGGAATGGGAGCCCAAAATTGAAttataaacattaaaaatgggaaatttggggaggggtctccaAAAATAAGAACTGCCCCCCATTCAGAGTGGGACCCCAGGATggaattaaaaatacagaaaatgggaaattggggaggggtccccaaaATTCACACCCCCACCCTGGAATGGGAGCCCAGGATTGAAttataaacattaaaaatgggaaattggggaggggtccccaaaAATCACACCCCCACCCTCGGATTGGTAACCCAGAATTGCattaaaaacagtgaaaagggaaatttggggaggggtccccaaaAATCACACCCCCACCCTCAAACTGGGAGCCCAAGATTGAgttaaaaacagtgaaaatggGAAAGTTacaaaaaccctaaaaatccccccaaaaaaggtttaaaaattCTTGAATGTAGAATAAATTATGCTTAAAACATCTGGAAATAtcactaaaaaaccccaaaaaatccctagaATTCAGAATATCTCTAAAAATTATCTAAAATTTGGGACATCTCTAAAACCCCCCtcaaaaaaattctaaaattcAGAATatccctaaaaaaaccccaaaaaatccagaatatcactaaaaaaaacctcaaaaaatccctaaaattcaCAATCTCTctaaaaacccccccaaaattcagAATATCCctaaacccccccccaaaaatccactaaaattcaaaatatccctaaaaaatccctaaaactcaaaatatttctaaaaaaaaaaaagcacaaaaatcccctaaaatttcattttctggctGTGCTGAGGCTCGGTGCCCCCCGggctggggggatttggggggatttggggtttttttaggggtttatttttggggttcccaccTTTGGAGCCGtgctggggtgtccccagcagggatttcagggggattttggggtttttagggggggttttttggggggttcccACCTTTGGAGCCGTGCTGGGGCGTCCCCAGGGCAggattttgggtttattttgggtttattttggggtttttgggggtcccaccTTTGGAGCCGTGCTGGGGGGTCCCCAGCAGGGAtttcagggggattttggggtttttaggggggGATTTCTGGGGTCCCACCTTTGGAGCCGTGCTGGGGCGTCCTCAGGGCAggattttgggtttatttttggggtatttttggggttcccaccTTTGGAGCCGTGCTGGGGCGTCCTCAGGGCAggattttgggtttatttttggggtatttttggggttcccacctttggagctgtgctgggggtccccagggc
Coding sequences within:
- the LOC135292045 gene encoding basic proline-rich protein-like; the encoded protein is MMMKMRRMKSAARCWRPPPRTAPAGVPVRPPRARSTPPGRRPRSWAAPSPPARRWGGAAAAAMNVPPARRLFRGLVSLAVPRPPRAPRRAGPPAGHAPQVPGPCPAVLSLPVTGGSPWLPPPAPPEPPRARPCPPGAAGAMQRKRLQWGGG
- the LOC135292046 gene encoding proline-rich protein 2-like; its protein translation is MSAPPRSELAAAAAALLRLGEERPPAAAAVSLLQRKGRPEWRPRDEEPRKGVPKAREGGVPAAPAAGGLPDAAGAAGARPPALRPRHGPPARSPATPWGSPTRGGPCGPRRPARDPPRGAAWRRRPPREGEPPGGAACGRPPPLKPFAQPPRPGCPAGPPPAEPEEPVYIEMVGDARGAPWGRPPPRGGARGGAPPPPPRSPRPFTRR
- the LOC135292044 gene encoding TSC22 domain family protein 4-like gives rise to the protein MAADAASGARRRRRGAPWRPGGPGRHAAAGRGSARAGRGFTPRGGVAWGGTALKRGAASASRFRVPPPPPPPPVTAPGRPRHVPPPPPAAAAPMSRKKSGFAITSVRGGSAAAPADASGAASGAAAAAPAPSGSPGGSRFRLVRLLPPGEALRRGRWLCRDFYEREAAAGRGGGRVPVSLGAPRAGPAPPRPRSLGAFAELVQQALPPKPPSPRPGGGAELSARLGLAGEESEEEGAGSGVSAIDNKIERAMDLVKSHLLLAVREEVEALREQIRELTRAPRGAGEGEPPAAGAGHAAAAGPPARAAAAAGAALSGGTPPGVPGRVPGVSGGGAAADRQERTERRRPSCAIWGLFLINPRFLQHGGGAVVILG